One stretch of Mangifera indica cultivar Alphonso chromosome 9, CATAS_Mindica_2.1, whole genome shotgun sequence DNA includes these proteins:
- the LOC123225246 gene encoding berberine bridge enzyme-like 15 — protein sequence MKISSNLIVLVSVFLLLISWVNSTPTASLQSFKQCLSFNSRISYPSSSFYTPHNSSSFFSILNSTAQNLRYLEPSKPKPQFIFTPLNEPQVQAAVICSKMLGFHLRVRSGGHDYEGLSYVSEIETPFIIVDLARLRSVDVDIQQNNAWVQAGATVGEVYYRIAEKSQVHGFPAGLCTSLGIGGHITGGAYGSMMRKYGLGVDNVLDARMVNANGRILDRAAMGEDLFWAIRGGGGASFGVILAWKIKLVPVPPTVTVFTVTKSLEQGATKILYKWQQVANKLDENLFIRVMIQNGTGQNGTRTVTNSYNALFLGDAESLLKVMKKSFPELGLTRKDCTETSWINSVLYIALIPSNITAEFLLQGKPFSPKSYFKVKSDFVKEPIPETALEGIWKRFLQEDNPFSIWNPYGGMMSRISESATPFPHRKGVLFKIQYGTYWVDGEKSDGKHIDWIRKLYKYMTPYVSQSPREAYVNYRDLDLGINKKRYTSYSQAKIWGEKYFKDNFNRLVKVKTKFDPENFFRHEQSIPPLRFYH from the coding sequence ATGAAGATTTCAAGCAATTTAATCGTTCTAGTTTCAgtatttttgttgttaatttcATGGGTAAATTCAACCCCAACTGCAAGTTTACAAAGTTTCAAACAATGCCTCTCGTTCAATTCCAGGATTTCTTATCCTTCCTCTAGTTTTTACACCCCACAtaattcttcatcttttttttcaatCCTAAATTCCACTGCCCAAAACCTCAGATATTTGGAGCCTTCAAAGCCCAAGCCTCAGTTTATTTTCACGCCTTTGAATGAACCCCAAGTCCAGGCAGCCGTTATTTGCTCCAAAATGCTCGGATTTCATCTGAGAGTCCGCAGCGGAGGCCATGACTATGAGGGTCTCTCCTATGTCTCTGAAATCGAAACGCCTTTTATAATCGTCGACCTCGCCAGGCTTCGATCCGTCGACGTTGATATTCAACAAAACAACGCCTGGGTTCAGGCGGGTGCCACAGTCGGTGAAGTCTACTACAGAATTGCAGAGAAAAGCCAAGTTCACGGCTTTCCTGCCGGCCTTTGCACAAGTTTAGGCATTGGTGGGCACATTACAGGCGGAGCTTACGGTTCCATGATGAGAAAATACGGCCTTGGAGTTGACAATGTTCTTGACGCCCGTATGGTCAACGCCAATGGCAGAATTCTGGACCGAGCAGCCATGGGAGAAGACCTCTTTTGGGCCATAAGAGGCGGCGGAGGGGCAAGCTTCGGAGTCATTCTCGCCTGGAAGATAAAACTGGTTCCTGTACCACCAACCGTCACAGTATTTACAGTCACCAAGTCACTGGAGCAAGGCGCCACTAAAATACTATACAAATGGCAACAAGTTGCAAATAAACTTGATGAGAATCTCTTTATTAGAGTTATGATTCAAAACGGCACAGGCCAAAACGGCACCAGAACAGTGACAAATTCATACAACGCCCTGTTTCTCGGCGACGCTGAAAGTCTCCTGAAGGTGATGAAGAAGAGCTTCCCGGAATTGGGTTTAACGCGAAAAGATTGTACTGAAACAAGCTGGATCAATTCTGTGCTTTACATCGCCCTGATTCCGAGCAACATAACTGCTGAATTTCTTCTTCAGGGGAAGCCTTTTTCTCCCAAGTCGTATTTCAAAGTGAAATCAGATTTTGTAAAAGAGCCGATTCCTGAAACTGCACTTGAGGGGATATGGAAAAGGTTTTTACAGGAAGATAATCCGTTTTCAATATGGAATCCGTACGGTGGAATGATGAGCAGGATTTCAGAATCTGCAACTCCTTTTCCTCATAGAAAGGGGGTTTTGTTCAAAATCCAGTACGGGACGTATTGGGTGGATGGAGAAAAGAGCGACGGAAAGCATATAGATTGGATAAGGAAGCTTTACAAATACATGACGCCTTATGTTTCTCAGTCTCCCAGAGAAGCGTATGTGAATTACAGAGATCTTGACCTGGGTATCAACAAGAAGCGATACACGAGCTACAGTCAGGCGAAGATCTGGGGCGAGAAGTATTTCAAGGATAATTTCAACAGATTAGTGAAAGTAAAGACCAAATTTGATCCCGAAAATTTCTTCAGGCATGAACAGAGTATTCCTCCTCTTCGATTCTACCACTGA